The following are from one region of the Hydrogenimonas sp. SS33 genome:
- a CDS encoding sulfite exporter TauE/SafE family protein — protein sequence MEISLVLIGAMIGGMSGFFGIGGGTMLVPSLMLLGFDIKSAIGISVMQMVFSSLYGSWLNHRKGHLNLKEGAIIGMGGFLGALGSGWLVSVVPSLVLEVAFVGVVGFALYRFFHAPVHIDPDKGHDLPPWVLGLVGAVIGLLAISMGIGGSILLTPILVGLLHYPLKKAVSAGLFFVVFSSVSGFISLSLAGHIDYIHGLQVGVPSLLGVHAGIWLAGRTGNKKHKNALIVLYVIILTLMLRKIFLG from the coding sequence ATGGAAATCTCTCTCGTACTCATCGGTGCCATGATCGGTGGCATGTCCGGGTTTTTCGGTATCGGTGGCGGGACGATGCTGGTCCCCTCCCTGATGCTGCTGGGATTCGACATCAAAAGTGCCATCGGCATTTCGGTCATGCAGATGGTCTTCAGTTCCCTCTACGGTTCGTGGCTCAACCACCGAAAAGGGCATCTCAACCTCAAAGAGGGGGCCATTATCGGTATGGGCGGTTTTCTGGGTGCCCTGGGAAGCGGATGGCTCGTTAGCGTCGTTCCCTCCCTTGTGCTGGAAGTCGCCTTTGTCGGTGTCGTCGGTTTTGCCCTCTACCGCTTCTTTCATGCACCGGTCCATATCGATCCCGACAAGGGGCACGACCTTCCGCCCTGGGTTCTGGGGCTGGTGGGTGCCGTGATCGGCCTGCTCGCCATCTCCATGGGCATCGGCGGGTCGATCCTCCTGACGCCCATTCTTGTCGGCCTCCTGCACTACCCCCTCAAAAAAGCGGTATCGGCGGGGCTCTTCTTTGTCGTCTTCTCCTCGGTGTCTGGCTTCATCAGCCTCTCTCTGGCCGGCCATATCGACTACATCCACGGATTGCAGGTGGGGGTCCCCTCTCTTCTGGGGGTCCATGCGGGCATCTGGCTGGCGGGCCGGACCGGCAACAAAAAGCACAAAAATGCGTTGATCGTCCTCTATGTCATCATCCTCACCCTGATGTTGCGGAAAATATTTCTGGGATAG
- a CDS encoding chemotaxis protein CheX: MVDLFKSSMEEVFNRSFGLNVEPDESKPLPSGYAAEIPFSDGRRTYRATVWLERPVLEKLAEILLCENDPDEETLRDLTSEVANFIVGHAKMEASDRKLPYEMETPRFTGIEPLHPTDHTLHYRIDGRNVALQLKETDE, from the coding sequence GTGGTCGATCTGTTCAAAAGTTCGATGGAAGAGGTTTTCAACCGGAGTTTCGGCCTGAATGTCGAGCCGGACGAGTCGAAACCGCTCCCTTCGGGATATGCGGCGGAGATTCCTTTTTCGGACGGGAGGCGTACCTACCGCGCGACTGTCTGGCTGGAGCGCCCGGTCCTCGAAAAGCTTGCGGAGATTCTTCTTTGCGAAAACGATCCCGACGAAGAGACGCTGCGGGACCTGACTTCCGAGGTGGCCAACTTCATCGTGGGCCACGCCAAAATGGAAGCGAGTGACCGAAAACTGCCCTATGAAATGGAGACACCCCGTTTTACCGGCATAGAACCGCTTCATCCCACGGATCATACGCTCCATTATCGTATCGACGGCCGAAATGTAGCCCTGCAACTGAAGGAGACCGATGAGTGA
- the fliN gene encoding flagellar motor switch protein FliN, with amino-acid sequence MSDVHSENEIGQAEESRDDVKLFDFRRLLDIEVEITSYLGETELTLEEILKLDTGSVIDLQKPAGESVETYVNGRIIGRGEVMVYEKNLAIRLNEILDADAVIYYLSKEK; translated from the coding sequence ATGAGTGACGTTCATTCCGAAAACGAAATCGGGCAGGCCGAAGAGAGCCGGGACGATGTCAAACTCTTCGATTTTCGAAGGCTTCTCGATATCGAAGTGGAGATCACCTCATATCTCGGCGAAACGGAACTGACCCTTGAAGAGATACTGAAACTCGATACCGGTTCCGTCATCGACCTTCAAAAACCCGCCGGCGAAAGTGTCGAGACCTATGTCAACGGACGTATAATCGGGCGGGGAGAGGTGATGGTCTACGAAAAGAACCTGGCGATACGCCTCAACGAAATCCTCGACGCGGACGCGGTCATCTATTACCTCTCGAAGGAAAAGTAG
- a CDS encoding cation:proton antiporter, producing MHENMVILGIILLILGYGYYSKLLGRYYITGPMIFTTVGIFLSPLGFGKEILHVNGEIVQTMAEIALIIVLFADASTLDWKEFKKDWRIPTRMLAFGLPMTILAAAWVASLFFPDEPPLYLLLLALFLAPTDAALGKAVVTDPGVPKRIRATINVESGLNDGIVFPVLITVVTLIQAQSTGTGGGNVHWFSHLLQQIVMGIAMGAFIGYLGAKQSGISLKRGWLEHSYANLIPFALAILAYYFSEFVGGNGYIGAFVSGMVFGNLNPAMHKNIEEFVESEGELLILIIFTFFGLVFIPLVAAYWNLKILLFALLSLTVLRMVPVALSLLGLKLDWATILFVGWFGPRGIASILYVIIVTHMLGSIEGHEEIFATVAMTVLLSIFAHGFSAKPLAKLYAKSHGE from the coding sequence ATGCATGAGAATATGGTGATCCTGGGCATCATTCTGCTGATTCTCGGATACGGATACTATTCGAAACTACTGGGACGCTACTATATCACCGGCCCCATGATCTTCACGACCGTGGGCATCTTTCTCTCACCCCTGGGCTTTGGGAAGGAGATTCTGCATGTCAACGGAGAGATCGTCCAGACAATGGCGGAAATCGCCCTGATCATCGTCCTTTTCGCCGACGCTTCGACACTGGACTGGAAAGAGTTCAAAAAGGATTGGCGCATTCCCACCCGCATGCTCGCCTTCGGGCTGCCGATGACGATTCTCGCCGCCGCCTGGGTCGCCTCTCTCTTCTTCCCGGACGAGCCGCCCCTCTACCTCCTTCTGCTGGCCCTGTTCCTCGCCCCCACAGACGCGGCGTTGGGAAAGGCGGTCGTCACCGATCCCGGCGTACCCAAGCGGATCCGCGCCACCATCAACGTCGAAAGCGGACTCAACGACGGCATCGTCTTCCCGGTTCTCATTACCGTCGTCACGCTCATCCAGGCACAGAGCACGGGGACGGGAGGGGGCAACGTCCACTGGTTCTCCCACCTGCTGCAGCAGATCGTCATGGGCATCGCGATGGGAGCCTTCATCGGGTATCTCGGGGCAAAACAGTCCGGCATCTCCCTGAAGCGGGGGTGGCTGGAACACAGCTACGCCAACCTCATTCCCTTCGCTCTGGCGATTCTCGCCTACTATTTCAGTGAATTCGTCGGCGGCAACGGCTACATCGGCGCATTCGTCTCGGGTATGGTTTTCGGCAACCTCAACCCGGCCATGCACAAAAACATCGAAGAGTTCGTCGAAAGCGAGGGGGAGCTTCTCATTCTCATTATCTTCACCTTCTTCGGCCTCGTCTTCATCCCCCTCGTGGCGGCCTACTGGAATCTGAAGATCCTTCTTTTCGCCCTCCTGAGCCTCACCGTGCTGCGGATGGTTCCCGTGGCGTTGAGCCTCCTGGGTCTGAAGCTGGACTGGGCCACAATCCTCTTCGTCGGATGGTTCGGCCCCCGGGGCATCGCCTCCATCCTCTACGTCATCATCGTCACCCATATGCTCGGCTCCATCGAGGGGCACGAGGAGATCTTCGCCACCGTGGCAATGACGGTGCTGCTGAGCATCTTCGCCCACGGCTTCAGCGCCAAACCCCTGGCGAAGCTTTATGCAAAATCACACGGTGAATAA
- a CDS encoding tRNA-dihydrouridine synthase, whose product MKERIDFSNPVYVLAPLAGLTDLPFRSVVKKFGADLTVSEMISSNALVHNSKKSLKMVEKSPLESPYSVQIAGADEEVVREAVTILNGIDGIDIIDLNCGCPVPKIVSHGSGSSLLRDLKKLERLVATIKTHSAKPMTSAKVRIGFDEKRPVEIAMAVEAGGADFIAVHGRTRAGKFKSEVDYDAIRQIKEAVNIPVIANGDIDSYDKAKWVLEFTGADGVMIGRGAVGKPWLFHQLKAGEKEIDPALKKAVILEHFDQMIHFYGDYGAVLFRKHLHTYSKAGYRGASAFRNAVNRIDDPAQMRELIDTFFDPSNTLEANMH is encoded by the coding sequence ATGAAAGAGAGAATCGATTTTTCCAACCCTGTTTATGTCCTTGCGCCCCTTGCCGGGCTGACGGACCTTCCGTTTCGCAGCGTGGTCAAAAAATTCGGCGCCGACCTGACCGTCAGTGAGATGATCAGCTCCAACGCTTTGGTGCACAACAGCAAAAAGAGCCTCAAAATGGTGGAGAAGAGTCCGTTGGAGAGCCCCTATTCGGTCCAGATCGCCGGGGCCGACGAAGAGGTGGTGAGAGAGGCAGTGACCATTCTCAACGGTATCGACGGTATCGACATCATCGACCTAAACTGCGGGTGTCCGGTGCCGAAAATCGTCTCTCACGGTTCGGGAAGCTCCCTGTTGCGGGACCTGAAAAAGCTGGAGCGGCTCGTCGCCACGATCAAAACACATTCCGCCAAACCGATGACCAGTGCGAAGGTGAGGATCGGCTTCGACGAGAAACGGCCCGTGGAGATTGCCATGGCGGTGGAAGCGGGTGGTGCCGACTTCATTGCCGTGCACGGCAGGACGCGGGCGGGGAAGTTCAAGAGCGAAGTGGATTACGACGCGATCCGGCAGATCAAAGAGGCGGTCAATATTCCCGTCATCGCCAACGGCGACATCGACAGTTACGACAAAGCGAAATGGGTGCTGGAGTTCACCGGCGCCGACGGGGTGATGATAGGGCGGGGCGCCGTAGGCAAACCCTGGCTCTTCCATCAGCTCAAAGCCGGAGAGAAGGAGATCGACCCGGCACTGAAAAAAGCGGTGATTCTGGAGCATTTCGACCAGATGATCCACTTCTACGGCGATTACGGCGCGGTGCTCTTCCGAAAGCACCTGCATACCTATTCGAAAGCGGGCTACCGGGGAGCGTCGGCTTTCAGAAACGCCGTCAACCGCATCGACGACCCGGCACAGATGCGGGAGTTGATCGACACCTTTTTCGACCCCTCCAACACCCTGGAAGCAAACATGCACTGA